One Nonomuraea angiospora DNA segment encodes these proteins:
- a CDS encoding TioE family transcriptional regulator translates to MPRERLRPVDLAREHGLSTQAIRNYEEAGILPPAARTPHGYRTYTPVHREALRAFLALIPGHGHQTATSIMREVNGGAVEEALRLIDESHAQLLDDRRTLLAVERALRDLTAEEKPRAEERPGPGGVTFIGPLARRLGIRPATLRKWERAGLVNPRRDPQTGYRVYTAADVRDARLAHQLRRGGYLLEQIAPLLAQVRSAGGIAPLEATLRDWHARLTARGRAMLTGAAGLDAYLRHPGRPGALPED, encoded by the coding sequence ATGCCCCGCGAGCGACTCCGGCCCGTGGATCTGGCGCGCGAGCACGGCCTGTCCACGCAGGCGATCCGCAACTATGAAGAGGCGGGCATCCTCCCGCCGGCCGCGCGCACGCCCCACGGTTACCGCACCTACACCCCCGTCCACCGGGAGGCCTTGCGCGCCTTCCTCGCGCTGATCCCCGGCCACGGCCACCAGACGGCCACCTCGATCATGCGGGAGGTGAACGGAGGCGCGGTCGAGGAGGCCCTGCGGCTCATCGACGAGAGCCACGCGCAGCTGCTCGACGACCGCCGGACGCTGCTGGCCGTGGAGCGCGCGCTGCGCGACCTGACGGCGGAGGAGAAGCCCAGAGCAGAGGAGCGGCCCGGGCCCGGTGGTGTCACCTTCATCGGCCCGCTGGCCAGGAGGCTCGGCATCAGGCCCGCGACGCTGCGCAAGTGGGAGCGCGCCGGGCTGGTCAACCCGCGTCGCGACCCTCAAACCGGCTACCGCGTCTACACGGCCGCCGACGTGCGCGACGCCCGGCTGGCCCACCAGCTCAGACGCGGCGGCTACCTGCTGGAGCAGATCGCCCCGCTGCTCGCCCAGGTGCGCTCCGCCGGGGGGATCGCGCCCCTGGAGGCGACCCTGCGCGACTGGCACGCCCGGCTGACGGCCCGCGGCCGCGCCATGCTGACCGGCGCCGCCGGGCTGGACGCGTACCTGCGCCACCCCGGCCGCCCCGGCGCGCTCCCGGAGGATTAG
- a CDS encoding erythromycin esterase family protein yields the protein MESAILDSGWPFEGAAITKLLRSFPAPPRLLGLGEPTHGEEAFLRRRNEVFRHLVEHEGHRSIAIESDCLAALIVDAYVTEGAGTLDDVMRRGFSHGLGGSAANRELVSWMREHNRHRPAAERVRFFGFDGPLELAGPASPRPALAGLHGYLAAHLDVPPFDTIDRLLGADSRWTDPDATMDPTRSVGRSPDAVELRLMADDLTALLTAESPRLIAATSREAWWRACLFGRTATGLLRYHAGMADTSPSRVVRLMGLRDTMMAENLLALAPHYGPLLVHAHNRHLQRDRSVWRTAGWQGGDLLLEWWSAGSIVAAQLGEEYAFIASTAGAASPPDTLEGVLRAALPHDAYLIASKRLAGALKGVEPAPPADTSSGYFALDPGQVDTTDGILFLRTITPAE from the coding sequence ATGGAATCCGCGATCCTTGACTCCGGCTGGCCCTTCGAGGGCGCCGCGATCACGAAGCTGCTCAGGTCGTTCCCGGCTCCGCCGCGCCTGCTCGGCCTCGGCGAGCCCACGCACGGCGAGGAGGCGTTCCTCCGGCGGCGCAACGAGGTCTTCCGCCACCTCGTGGAGCACGAGGGCCATCGGTCGATCGCGATCGAGAGCGACTGCCTCGCGGCGCTGATCGTGGACGCGTACGTCACGGAGGGCGCGGGGACACTCGACGACGTCATGCGGCGCGGCTTCAGCCACGGGCTCGGCGGCTCGGCCGCCAACCGGGAGCTCGTGAGCTGGATGCGGGAGCACAACCGGCACCGGCCCGCGGCCGAGCGGGTCCGGTTCTTCGGCTTCGACGGGCCGCTCGAGCTGGCCGGGCCCGCCAGCCCCCGCCCCGCTCTCGCCGGGCTGCACGGCTATCTCGCCGCCCACCTCGACGTGCCGCCCTTCGACACCATCGACCGGCTGCTCGGCGCCGACTCCCGGTGGACGGACCCCGACGCCACCATGGACCCCACCCGGTCCGTCGGCCGCTCCCCCGACGCCGTCGAGCTGCGCCTCATGGCGGACGACCTCACGGCCCTGCTCACGGCGGAGTCACCGCGTCTGATCGCCGCAACCTCGCGGGAGGCGTGGTGGCGGGCCTGCCTGTTCGGGCGTACGGCCACGGGCCTGCTCCGCTACCACGCGGGGATGGCGGACACCTCGCCGAGCCGGGTCGTGCGCCTCATGGGGCTGCGGGACACGATGATGGCCGAGAACCTCCTGGCGCTCGCACCGCACTACGGCCCGCTGCTGGTCCACGCCCACAACCGGCACCTCCAGCGGGACAGGAGCGTCTGGCGGACGGCGGGCTGGCAGGGCGGCGACCTGCTGCTGGAGTGGTGGAGCGCCGGCTCGATCGTCGCGGCGCAGCTGGGCGAGGAGTACGCCTTCATCGCCTCGACCGCGGGCGCGGCCTCCCCGCCGGACACCCTGGAGGGCGTCCTGCGCGCCGCCCTGCCTCACGACGCCTACCTCATCGCCTCCAAACGGCTGGCCGGGGCGCTGAAGGGCGTCGAACCGGCTCCCCCCGCCGACACGAGCTCCGGCTACTTCGCCCTGGACCCCGGCCAGGTGGACACGACCGACGGCATCCTCTTCCTCAGGACCATCACACCCGCCGAGTGA